The following nucleotide sequence is from Pseudobdellovibrionaceae bacterium.
AGGCAGCTCGCCAAACTAGGCGCTATAAAACCCATGCTATACATCCATTACTCGTTTCGAGGGGGATTTAACATGAATGATCACATGAATTTCGAAGACCATCTGCCAGTCAAGATCCGCAACATTCACCAGCAAGCCCTGCAGGCCTCGGCCAGATATAAAACGGCTGAAATTGACCTCATCAACATATTAGACCAAGTAGAGCAAAACCGGGTTTACCTTCGCTATGGTTACAACTCTCTTTTTCAATATGGGGTCCAATGCCTGGGGCTCTCGGACGGCGTGGTCTATGCTCTGATTGCTGTGACCCGCAAATCTCGCGAGGTTCCGGAACTGAAGGAAGAAATCAAAGAGGGTAGACTTACGGTTTCAAAGGCCAAACGAATTACTTCGGTGATCAACAATGAAAACAAAACCCAATGGCTTGAGTTAGCCAAAACCTCAACTCAATCCAAAGTGGAGCGGGAAGTGGCAAAGGCAAACCCTCAAGAGGCTCGCAAGGGGAAGATGACCTATGTCCACCCGCAAAATGAGATTCAGGAGAAGGTGGCCATCCAGCAACAACCGACAGCTGTTCGGGTGCAACTTCAAGTGGGGATCTCGGAAAGACTGATGATTAAGATTCGCCGGGCTCAGGACCTCATGAGTCAGAAGGCCCAAAAGCCAGCCAACTTGGAAGCAACATTGGAATCCATAGTCGACTTGTTTTTGGCAAAGCATGATCCGCTGAAGAAAGCGGAACGGCAAATGATTCGCGGAAAGCTCTCCCGTGAGAATCAGTCTACATCTGCTCCAAT
It contains:
- a CDS encoding HNH endonuclease produces the protein MNDHMNFEDHLPVKIRNIHQQALQASARYKTAEIDLINILDQVEQNRVYLRYGYNSLFQYGVQCLGLSDGVVYALIAVTRKSREVPELKEEIKEGRLTVSKAKRITSVINNENKTQWLELAKTSTQSKVEREVAKANPQEARKGKMTYVHPQNEIQEKVAIQQQPTAVRVQLQVGISERLMIKIRRAQDLMSQKAQKPANLEATLESIVDLFLAKHDPLKKAERQMIRGKLSRENQSTSAPIPDNQGSPEISVTEAKPELSLRRAGEVAASKETPDREIYRDGKPTTKKPAHLTVDQLNNDSPLSDSRSDCRAISGNPNPRRRAGRIRTAAAKLTQSEDAPAADKACEDLRRMVGNGLNHLIKVSANQQLGGPVNTNRTKTTGRKRKPLPAATKHRVMLKFAGQCSHENHQGERCRETKFLEIHHLKPIALGGGDHLENLTLLCSGHHRAQHLSGTSTLSLPG